From the Papaver somniferum cultivar HN1 chromosome 2, ASM357369v1, whole genome shotgun sequence genome, the window tccccaatagacttatgaaccagaaatgccacaattccagcatgtcttcgcgagatgcagatgattgtgatgccatgattgcTAGtttacatcctcgacgagatacttctGGTCATGTAAGctttgtagatgcgtaaaaacgtccccgacggacttatgacccagagcggataCATACATGTCTCTTGTAAGCACAACTCATCCTATTTGAGATTTACGACTGATtgctagtacatcatcgcgagatacacttgtcatgtctactctaggatctgactcgacttaccgagGCTTCCGAATAGTTCCTAGTACATCCCTATGATATACAGTGGTTATTCTGCCTCcgggccctttcgacagactcctaaaaCATCCTTTCGAGAAACACTGGTCTTGTCTGCCTCAAGAATACGGGAacaattgattcctagcacatctctgcaagatacgttggtcaaatacaagtgagccaaagtctcgcagagatATTAGTCGGGCGTACAAAGTCTTTTCTCTCTCTCgggacgagtcccagctgaccataGAGAGATTTGGATCCGTTAAGGAAATTCTCGTAGAGATTTTGATTTGTCCTTAAAATCATGGAGAGATTCAGATCTCTCTGtgaaatctctctgcaaaatctcggagagattcaaatctctctgaaAAAACCACGGAAAGATTCATATCTCTcttcaaaatctcggagagattcaaatctctctcccaaatctcggagagattcaaatctctctgcaaaatctcggagagattcaaatctctctcccaaatctcggagagattcacatctcttctcGAAATACCAGAGAGATTCACATATATCCACAaactctcagagagattcaaatctctcggaAATCTTAGACAAGGATGAATATTCGCCATGATAGGCACGAGCCTCATGTAGGAATCGAGTCTCCTTTGCAGACTTTTCAAACGAATTCTGAGGCAtctcatgccttttcacgtgactcatcctaatcATTCTTACATATCAgataatatctctctatcttggccaactcggctaaagtgGATATTTCTCTATCTACATATCATCATAGAggatgactcagcttcacacagatggggggggataacaattacccggcttatttctcaccgcagaagagagtaaaggcggtggaataataagataaactcaacctattttatctctatctattcctgaagagatgggagaattgctccgcatggcacggaaagcaatccttatcttcaccgacctgagataaGAGAACTttgctataaataggtcatctatttctccaagctaagaCAGAAGTTTCTCATAAACTCTAAGATCAATTCtttttcaaaccctagaattctctgatatctctcttcatctgcatccctccctaagaccagcccttaaACCCCCAtccatgtgactgaagcagcctttgaacggccactgtgcatgtttaggcgaagactgttcgtgctcaaccttctgaaactcactttcaaaaccctagaatctcaTGTCTAGCCTCTCATTGATTTTAGGTAACTAAAAGTACATACACAAGTGAATCACACACACGGCCTAAGGACATTTTTCGCAGAAATTAGTGAGTAAGAGGGTGTTGTTACTGTTAACAATATACGTAGGAAAGCTACATTACCATTTCGTTTATGGAACTCAAAAAACCCAATAACTTTTCCTTATCAATATAACACAGGGAAAATTAGACGCAGGCCCAAAacaaaatattctcattgtcaggcccacaattaatttttagtaccgtgacacccataattatatgaaattattaaaaatgtctgcatgacggattatgcatctgcatgacgggttatgcatcatgggtataatatatctaaaaatccacgacttggaattttacaaattttatatcgttagaaatctttttaagagagctacgcaacgagtacaaacaagaatatcaaatttttgtttttcacgaaaaaatcggaggtgatcatcattttaggcaaaattttcgaaaacttgatacataaccattatgaagccaccaaaaaagatgcagaaCGCATTATGCAGACAGAACAAAAAGATGCATAAaacgttatgcaaccatattttggttcatgcatttactaatttagtTATGCAACCACTACAATAATATATACGcctaaaaaaacaacatcataaaaaacaaaagatgcataacgaattatgcaataattttctcgactgcataacaagttatgcatccattgTTTTGGTTAATTTCAGTGCTTACGAAAAAAATTGATggataatgtgttatgcaaccatattttttgatgcatatcaagttatgcatcatttttttttatttcagtgcTTATAAAaaagtggttgcataatactttatgcatccattttcacgactacataacatgttatgcagatattatcgTAGGTGCATGAAAAGTTATGCAGTCGTTTTTTTTGttagtttcaatactaacaaaaaattTGCCGCACAACATgttatgcaatcattttctggagtgcatgacaagttatgcaacaacttttctagatgcataataggttattcAACCATTTTCATAGCTACATAAGAGATTATCCAATCATTATTATTGACACTAAAACATCCGAAACTTCCCAACCAAACACCAACTCTTCAAACTCAGATAATCCAACCATTAACCTTCATACGTAGCTTCCCAATCTACTATTACCAGTTTTCCATCTTAAACGTTGGTGAATTTTCCAACTCCATAATAATATATAGAACTGTAAACCAATTTGTTACCCCAACTTGGATATTAAGCTCATTTGATTAAAAAAACCTTGTTCAAGAGCATGAATATATTATCATACAAGTTCATCTCTTTCACCCCTGACATGGATTAGCTAGACATagttttctcaaaaaccataaaaatatctAAAGGAAACTAGTAAAGCAAAAACTGAATTGGATAAATACCCTTGTTTCTGTTTCTCGGCTCTGTAACCGCCTCTTCTCGATAATGATTCTCTCAAATCAGTCAACATATACATCTGAACTTATCTGCAATTTCATTGCTCAAGTATACCGATTCAGCACCAGACTTGCCACATTGTTACAGGGTACAAGAAATTGCACCACGGATATGGAAGAAATGAAATAATGGTTGGGTACCTATCTAATCAACAGTTCCATGAAACAACTTGAAGCTTGGTTGTCACCTCCTTCAATCACCTGAAATCTACAAGATATGTATCaccaaaaaaccaaatttcagaCTGGAATACCAATACAAACCCCAGATGTCAAATCCACCACCAGCTAAACACCAAGCCCATCTGTTGTTGCTGTCATCATTACCACCACCATTACTTCTTCAATTTGTAAACATCTTAATCCCATTTCTTATTACACCAGAAAACCATAGCTTTGATTTCATGGAAGACTTCACGAATTAACCACTGCCAACAGAACCCATTGTAGATGATAGATAAATACACCACTGCAATCACTGATTTCAACATCAAAGACAACCAATCAATACCCCATCTATCGTCACTTGTATGAACGACAACAAATTCAGGCCTCGAGtttgattttccagcaaaatTCAGACCAACATGACTCGCAAACCCGTCGCTGCTGTTGTTGTAGAGAGCTTAGTGTTCGATCGATCACCTCGAGTTTGTTATCCTAAAGAGAATAGAGAGAAATCAAATCCACACCTGGTTGACAATTAAGGTTTCTGTACCTGTTGACaaatcaacaaaaaagaaaaaacaacgaaACAGAATTTCATAAactatgggtttgagaataattttttcctaaaaaataggTGCACGCCTTCAAATTTCttggcgtgggtttcacagtgggggAAATCTGAAAAATGGATCTCACTGTAGTTTTCACTACATAATAGGCAATCTTGCTCAAGCcaaataaaaaaaacacaaagCCCAGTCGAGTACACGAgattttaaagtttttttttttttttttgaaaagaagatTTTAAAGTTATTTCTCATGTTCATAACTCATTAAGGATTTGGACATCATTTTACTTCATTTAAAAATTTAAAATCCATAGCTTagacaaaactagtcataaaaattcagggtgaccaaacttgtggtacaaaaactccactcaaatgttgggattcattaaaactctaTCTTAAaataaattgatacaaaaaccccaaattttaaaaaaattgatacaaaaactctaaattttatgatggtttcatcaaaattttgttttttgggatttttatgttacttttgttttggcgggttttttgtggatggataatgacacatttggggttataactcgcgaacGGTAGCTTAGATTCGAATTTCTTTATTTTGCAGCTTTGCGAACATGAATTACCCATGGATGGGCCTCAACCTAATTTCAGATAAATATCTCGGATCAATGGTGTAGATTGTAGGCCAAGATCAGCAGACTAGCAAGAGAAAGTCAATGGGGGGCCAACATTTTTGATGCGTCACTGCATTGATCCTAGGCACATGGTTAGTTCTTCTTGATGTATAGTCAATTTAATGAGAGCAAACATATTAGTAACTAATAATCCATATTTCTGTAACTAACTCTAATTTCTGTCGCAAGTTTTCTTTCAAGGAAATAAGATGTTGGTTCATACAGTACATATGTGGATGATCACCAACGTGTTGTAGCCGTCCTTATGAGATGCATTTTTTGATCATCATGAAAAACTTACTTCCTGCGCGCTGAATACATGTGATAGATCTACTTCAATCGGATTTACAGTTGTAACCACGTTGTTTAGACGAGTCTTCTGAGCCCTGGAAACCAACTGCACGTACGACTCACCAATTAATCGTATTAGTACTTCGGAAGGAGAAACTAGTTTAATCTCATGATTTAAAGATGAGCTTCTCTAATTATCAAAACTAAGTATATTCAAGGAAGTAGATAGACATGAATTAGTTGATGACTTGAAATTCTAGCTAGGTCTCCGTTCATTCATGGACACTGAGTCCGGGACCATCATTTCTAAAAACAGTAGTCCCAACCTTAGATGGCAAGTTAATACTGTCTAGAGAGAGAAGGGACACAATACTGATTTACTGAAAAGAACATAACATTTTGGTGGTTTGTGTTGGTGGGGATCTCATTTTGTTGCTGTGTGAGGAAATTTTAGCTGTCGACTGGAACCTAAATGTGATGTGTTTGGACTCTTCAAGAACCAAAATCTGACTCTCATTGAAAGACAATTGTTTATTAACGTTCACACCTACTGGTGTAGGATGTTAGTACTGGAAACGGAAGAAACCACACATAGATAAAACTtctcaaaggaagaatatgattaTTCAAAAGTCTGTCCTCTTTTTCTTTAGACGAGGACATATATAGGCCTTATTAGGCTTTAATGACAATATCTTCTAAGATTAATGCAAATAAAAGGAAATCTACCCAAATACGATATCAtgcaagatatctcttatttcttaacaaaaataacatGCAGATATTCTTGCATGGTTAACGAATATTCTTTCGCTGATCTCTTCCTTTCAAATAAgattctgccatatcttgcactacatcattctccccgggaaagaggaaattcgccctcgaattagGCAGGTTAGGAAGATCATCATCGGACGAGTCGCCGTGGTAGGGAATTAGATGACGCACATTGAACACATCAGCCGTATGAATATGACTGGGAAGCTTCAGACGGTAAGCATTGGTGTTGAGTTTTTCGATTATTTCAAATGGACCAATCTTGCGAGGACCTAACTTGTTGTACGTACCCGCCGAAAAACGTTCCTTAATAAGCACAGCCCAGACGAAATCACCTACCTCAAATTCAACATGACGACGATGCTTATCAGCGGCCGTTTTATATTTGGTAGAAGAAGCTACCAAATTTTGAGCAGCAATCTCATGAATGTGGTGAAGATTCTCCACTAACGCATCCGCAGTGGTATGCACACGTTGTAGGTCTGGAACCGGTGCTAGGTCGAGTGAGGAACGAGGGTTAAACCCACAGACCACTTGAAAAGGACTAAACCCTGTGCTTCTATGAATTGCTCTATTGAAAGCGAATTCAGCTTGAAACAGATGTTGATCCCATTGCTTAGTGTGAGACCCAACCAAACTACGAAGTAAATTCCCAAGAGAACGGTTCACTACCTCTGTCTGTCCATCCGTTTGTGGGTGATAAGCGCTGCTGAATTTTAGCTCCGTACGTAACAATTTCCAAAGGCACCTCCAAAAATGACTAAGAAATTTAGAATCACGGTCAGAAACGATGGATTCCGGAAGACCATGTAGACGGTATACATGTCTGAAAAATAATAGCGCCACATTAACCGCGTCCGTAGTCTTCTTGCATGCTACAAAATGTGACATCTTGGAAAATCTGtcaacaataacaaaaacagaaTCCATTCCTTGTTGAGTGCGCGGCAAACCGACGACAAAGTCCATACTAATATCAGTCCATGGCTTTGAAGGAATTGGTAACGGCATATAAAGACCCGCATTCGTAGCTGACCCTTTAGAGATCTGACAGACGTGACAACGGGAGACAAATCGTTGTACCTCCTTAAACAGACGCGGCCAAAAATAGGAGAAAGAGATCAGTTGGAACGTTTTGTCACGACCAAAGTGACCTTCGTTATGTATCTCCTGGATGATCTTCAATCGCAAGCTACAGGACGGGATGCACAGTCGAGTACCCTTGAAGAGAAAGCCGTCCAGCAAGGAGAATTGTGGATTATTGCCTGCACGTACAGCTTCCAATATGACAGAAAAATATGGGTCTGATTGGTATAATGTAGCAAACGAGTCAAACCCCAATACTTCCGTCCGCAGGGATGTTAAGAGGCTACGACGACGACTCAGACCATCAGCCACACGGTTTTGACTACCAGCTTTGTGTTTGAGGACGAACGTGAAATCCTGCAGATAGCTAGCCCACTTAACCTGTCGTGCATTCATCTTGTCTTGATTACCTATGTGCTTGAGAGCGTCGTGGTCAGTAAACAAAACAAATTCGGAATGAATCAAATAATGACGCCAGTGCTTGAGAGTCTGTATGATGGCATAAAACTCCAATTCGTACGTGCTATAATTACGCTTGGCTCCATTCAACTTTTCACTGAAAAAGGCGACCGGCTTACCTGTTTGGCTTAAGACGGCACCAATACCAACCTTAGAGGCGTCTGTGTGAACTTCGAACGGCAAAGAAAAATCGGGTAAAGCTAAAATAGGAGCCGAACAAAGCTTCTCTTTGAGCAAGATGAAGCTTGCTGTTGCCTCTTCTGTCCATGCAAATTTACCATTTTTCATGCAGTCGGTGATTGCCGCTGCTATCGTGCTAATAAATCTCCGATAAAAAGACGCAAACCCGTGAAAACTCCGAGCCTCATGGATTGTTTGGGGGCAAGGCCAAGTGCGTACAGCATCAACCTTAGACTCATCCACCGAGATGCCATCCTTGGATATGACGTATCCGAGAAACAGAATACGATCCGTACAAAAAACACACTTCTTTGGAGCAGCAAAAAAATGTTGTTGGCGTAAAACTACTAAGACCTCACGAAGATGACATAAGTGACAGTCCAAGTTAGTACTATAAACCAATATGTCATCGAAATAAACGACAACAAACTTACCTAGAAATGGTTTTAATACTTCGTTCATTACGCGCATAAATGTACTAGGAGCATTGGAGAGACCAAacggcatcaccaaccattcataAAGTCCTTCCCTTGTTTTAAAAGCggtcttccattcatctcctggCCGTATACGAATCTGATGGTAGCCACTACGCAAATCCAATTTACTAAAAACTGTAGCACCATGAAGCTGGTCAAGTATATCGTCCAACCGAGGAATAGGAAAACGATACTTTACCGTAATCTTATTAATAGCACGACTATCCACGCACATGCGCCAGGTACCATCCTTCTTAGGAATGAGCAACGCAGGAACTGCGCAAGGGCTGAGACTCTCCCTGATAAGGCCTTTGGCTAATAACTCCCCCacttgtcgttgtagctccatataTTCTTTTGGACTCATGCGATAATGAGCTCGATTAGGAAGCACTGAACCAGGCACCAAGTCTATCCGGTGCTGAATAGCTCGGGAAGGAGGTAAACCCTCTGGAAGATTATCTGGGAAGATATCCTCAAAGTCCGATAATAGCTCCTGCATACACGCCGGAACTTCCATAGCAGCTGTAGCCTCAAGAGAGAGACCACACAAGAGTAACACCATCCCTTCAGTGAGCATCTCGTTCTCAAACGGACGCCAAGAAAGAAAATTGGAAGCCACGGAAGAAGCAGGTACGTTGACTGTCATATTGGCAGGAACCAGGGTAACACGAGTATGCTTAAATATGAATGAGTATGTGTTCAGCTTACCATCATGAGTCACTGCCCTATCGTATTTCCATGGTCGACCCAACAGCAGATGACAGGCATCCATCACCACGACATCACACCACACGGCATCTTCATAGACAGAACCAATTGAAAACTTCACAAGGCAACGTCTGGAAATATTTACCTCGGATCCCTTACTAAGCCAATGAAGGGAATATGGGCTAGGATGTTTTTCTGTGGGAAGCTTGAGTTTCCGAACAGCCTCGTCAGACACCACGTTTTCACAGCTGCCGGAATCAACGATCAAACGACACACCTTGCCTGCAATGGTACACGTTGTCTGGAAGATGTTCTTTCGTAGCCATGACTCGTCAGCGTCAGCTTTAGGAGTAAGAAATGAACGACGGTAGATCATCAGACAGTCACCTTGGTCACCTGGCAGGAACACCTCATCGAACTCAGCTGCTGTCTCTTCCGCATCAGCAAAGACATCAACAGTAGTATCCACTTCTGTAAGCAAAGCCTTACCCGGTCTTCCAGCCTTGCGACACTCGTTTGCCAAGTGATTTGGATCTCCACAACGATAGCACTTAGGACCAGACTTCGTAGGCGTACTAACAATCGGTTGAGCGGAAGCAGTATGAGAAGAAGAAGTCAGAGGACGGCCAGTTGCTGCCCGAATCGACTTACGAGATAGTTGTTTCTCCAATCGCAAAGCACGCTGATGAACCTCGGACACAGAATAATAGTCAAACAGATTAAGGGTATCTTGAAAAGTCTCTCGCAAGCCCCCTAAGTATCGATAAACAAGTTGGTCTTCGGTGTCTGtaatacctgatcgtgtgaccaAGTCATAGAACTCTTTTGTATATTCATCAATTGACCGAAAACCCTGACGAAGATTTTGTAAACGAATATAGAGTTCCCTTGTATAGTTAAAGGGTAAAAAGGCCGAACGCATGCACTTTTCAAGCCTAATCCAGGAAGAAATAGGAGGTTTACCTTTCTGAATTCTAGATGCTTTCaactgacgccaccaaacagcaGCCCTTCCGCGAAAGCGCGTAGCCACAAGCGAAACCACTCGATCATCAGGAACCCTCTTAAATTCCAGAACTTCCTCCACGGTAGAGAACCAGTCTATACAATCTTCCGGTGATAAACCGCTACCATGAAACTCAGGAATCTCTATGCGGAATGACGATTCCCAACTCCTAGAATCACGCTCACGCCCAGCAAAGGGGTTTTCAGTATCCGTATCGTCATCTGTTCCATCCGAATTAGATGCATCCGTAGGAGGACGACGGCGCTCATGTCGTTGTAACAATGTTGCTACTTGACCGGCGAGCTGCTCAACCGTGCGTGATAATTCATCGTATCGAGTTCTCTCCATCACCTCCTCAACTAGAGCTTCGCGAGGACCACCCTGACCTCTACCACGAACCATGTTGGAAGGATCGATACCCAGATTCTGAATACCAATTGGTGTAGGATGTTAGTACTGGAAACGGAAGAAACCACACATAGATAAAACTtctcaaaggaagaatatgattaTTCAAAAGTCTGTCCTCTTTTTCTTTAGACGAGGACATATATAGGCCTTATTAGGCTTTAATGACAATATCTTCTAAGATTAATGCAAATAAAAGGAAATCTACCCAAATACGATATCAtgcaagatatctcttatttcttaacaaaaataacatGCAGATATTCTTGCATGGTTAACGAATATTCTTTCGCTGATCTCTTCCTTTCAAATAAgattctgccatatcttgcactacatcacCTACTCACCTAGATTACTATATTCCTCTACGTACACATCAGGTGCATCATTAATCATGGACTTTATACCTTCCATCCACCACCACCAGGTACCAGCAGACCGCCCACCGTTCGTTATAACTAAGCTGCATTTTCATTTCCGACTCAGAGTCCACATGTGACTTGTCTGACTCATCTCCCATGCACAAGGGTACATATGTGAACTATTTCTGTAACTACGGATGTCCTTTGGTGTCAAAACCAGGATAATAGTATATAGGGAGGAGGGAAAAAAATCATAGTGTTAGTGTCATCGAGTACATAATCACTATGCTATCAAAATGCATGCAACTGGCCTCACACCGGCCCTATGCTGGCTCTGCACTCCATCTATTCTGTTGAAGTCAGCTGCATGTTTCTTGTCAATAATGCATATATCGTAGATTTTTTTTAGTAGGGTTAAGCGGGATATGGCTCAGGACCCAAAAGTTGGATCCGGGCAATAATACTCTCCTATATCAAAACACCAATATCAATATGAGATAACAAACGGCACCAAACATGTCattgatatgaaattttgtcATTTCATCAATTACTGGCATGGGATCCACAATTCATGGGGGTCCATCAAAATGATGGTTCATCTAATATAACAAACTCATCTTAATTtctgatcttcttcttcatcatcttcatcaagacGACATCAACTAAAAAGCACTGAATTTAATGAAAAATTTCTAATCAATCAATGAGAAACGAAATGAAATGGAACCCCTGACCTCCTGCTTTCGTTATGGCCGTATACTGTGGGCCCAAATTCCTGCTGTTACATGTTTTCACGTGTCCCTGATTATTCATCTCGATCCGTAATACATCATCATCAGCCTATACTGCAACACCAGCTAGTTATTTGCATAGGATTCTAAATTTTTTGCTATAGACTAGTAGGGAACGACAAATTATACTcttacatgagagagaagaagTTGTAGAGAAAATAACCAATAAGACATGATGATGAGTAGTGAAAAAACACAGTAAAGAGATTCGTTGGATTCacagctcaaaaaaaaaaaaaatctcgacTTGCAACTCAAAAAACACGAGAAGTGGAATTTTGTATACTCCAAAAATGTTTAATGGAGTTCCTGAACAGTTCCATCAATTCATagcatcaagaacaacaacaccGTTACCACTTTCGCATCCTTTAACTCTTCCTCTTCATGTCTCCCCGTCTCCTCCTCCTCCAACTTTCTCTAACTTCATTGACCCGCAACAACTTTCTCACCAACATCTTCAACAACATCAGCATCATCAATTGTATCAGCAACAGTCTCATCTTCTCCATCAACttcatcagcaacagcaacaacaatcagcatcaacagtacaGCAAGTGGTAgtgcatcatcatcaacaacaacgtcaagatgaagagaaagaagatgaagaacaacagCTACGTGAAAGAGTAAGATCTGTTTCTGAAATGGGGGATCCATGGGAGAAAGAAGAAGTTCTTGCACTATTAAGAATCAGATCTAGTATGGGTCATGGTTTTTCTGACTTCATTTGGGGTCATGTCTCAAGGTACACCTTAATTCACTTCCTTCAACTTACAATTCAGTCTAACTTCTCAAATCAGTTCTTCTATAGTACTCTAACTTATCAAATTGAGTTCATTGTGATGAAACTAATAAAATATGATTATTGGACTTTAATTACGAGGTGAATCTCGTATATAATGAATTTAGTTAAAATGATTGTTATACATTAATACTAGCAATCATTGCCTGAAGATTTTTCTAAATTAGGTTCATCTTTTTTGTAGTTGAACCTAAGTATTTGGAACttattgaataaaatagaaatacaCACACTACAAGTCTGCAAACTGAAAACAAATAAACTCCAACTTTCATCAATTCTGCTCCCTTCTTAAATTTTGGCACAGACGCACAGTAGAGAGTAGTAGTAGTAAGTGGCGACAGATAAATAAATAAGGAAATTAAGTTCATAGATAGTGTTTTTCTTGGGTTTctatatttttatgttttattgTGAATTCAGGAAACTAGCTGAGCTTGGGTACAAAAGAAGTCCCGAAAGATGCAAGGAGAAATATGAGGAAATGAATCAATATTCTAATGATACTACTCCTACTGCTAACTACAGTAGTAGTGGTAAGAATTACAACAGATCATTTAGCGAACTTGAAGCATTGTTTGAAGATCATCACCAAAACCCTAAACCTACTGCCACAAATACTTCAGTAGTTGATAATGAAGATGAGAAGAATAATATGGTAAGAAGTAGTAATGACAatgctggtggtgatgatgatagCCAAGGGAAAATTGGTTTAAATATGGAAGAGAATTCAGGAAATGAGACTTTAGAAAACCCTTTTGTGGAAAATGTGGTGAAGAAACAAACTAGAAGTAAGAAGAGAAAAAGACACGATCATAAGCTTGAATTACTTAAAGGATTGTGTGAAGAAATTGTGAACAAGATTATGAATCAACAAGAAGAGTTACATAAGAAGCTTCTGCAAGATatggaaagaaaagaagaagaaagggttagTAGAGAAGAGAtttggaagaagaaagaaatggaTAGAGTCAGTAAAGAGATAGAAATGAGGGCAAAAGAACAAGCTATTGCATGTGATAGAGAAACTACAATCATTGAATTCTTGAAGAAGTTTACATCAAGTATTTCATCATCGTCAtcacaaaataaccaagatgatcTATCATTGAAGATTGAAAATATCATAAAAACATCATCACGGAAtccaacttcatcatc encodes:
- the LOC113347163 gene encoding trihelix transcription factor GTL2-like — protein: MFNGVPEQFHQFIASRTTTPLPLSHPLTLPLHVSPSPPPPTFSNFIDPQQLSHQHLQQHQHHQLYQQQSHLLHQLHQQQQQQSASTVQQVVVHHHQQQRQDEEKEDEEQQLRERVRSVSEMGDPWEKEEVLALLRIRSSMGHGFSDFIWGHVSRKLAELGYKRSPERCKEKYEEMNQYSNDTTPTANYSSSGKNYNRSFSELEALFEDHHQNPKPTATNTSVVDNEDEKNNMVRSSNDNAGGDDDSQGKIGLNMEENSGNETLENPFVENVVKKQTRSKKRKRHDHKLELLKGLCEEIVNKIMNQQEELHKKLLQDMERKEEERVSREEIWKKKEMDRVSKEIEMRAKEQAIACDRETTIIEFLKKFTSSISSSSSQNNQDDLSLKIENIIKTSSRNPTSSSSPSIILSSSSENPKSAISSVLVPTTQNTPKVPTSSSHVATATNRTPSPTHSNQKIPNLSHLDLVSENPNSIITTQNNNQGDVTSSSTTTAAALTVSSQEPGSTSNNDREENGKRWPRDEVYSLINLRCNLGNSSSNGGEDKENTKIPLWEKISQGMSELGYKRSAKKCKEKWENINKYFRKTKDTNKKRSLDSKTCPYFHQLNTLYNQGRLTLPSDGPDNQSSAGNSTENHPESPERVVNGSKEEGAGDEKNNNSAQVSAPLEFEY